From a region of the Dictyostelium discoideum AX4 chromosome 2 chromosome, whole genome shotgun sequence genome:
- a CDS encoding hypothetical protein (Slime mold (D.discoideum) transposon DIRS-1, complete, clone SB41) yields MSGLSTTHSFAFYTGEDELIQFEEGFYNTDLPNLEISNLVSDDSSSSSSSSSSYVSSSTGNIPRSIDQTISRVDTNPHSGENQHFKAPLNPSTLFNIY; encoded by the coding sequence ATGTCTGGCCTTTCCACCACCCATTCTTTTGCCTTCTATACTGGAGAAGATGAACTCATCCAGTTCGAAGAAGGTTTCTATAATACTGATCTTCCCAATCTGGAGATCAGCAACTTGGTATCCGATGATTCAAGCTCAAGTTCCtcgtcatcatcgtcatATGTTTCCTCAAGTACTGGGAACATTCCAAGAAGTATTGACCAAACAATCAGTAGAGTCGATACCAATCCACACAGCGGCGAAAATCAACACTTTAAAGCACCTTTAAATCCAAGTActctttttaatatatattaa